Proteins encoded together in one Schumannella luteola window:
- a CDS encoding GH92 family glycosyl hydrolase yields the protein MKLSRTVPARPARPLAFALALATAAAIGIAAVPDQTATAAPAPLDDAALLAQVNPFIGTENLGNTYPGAARPFGMVQFSPDTGHNTGYAWDDSVVRGFSLAHLSGVGCGIAGYLPVLPVLGSPVDTGVTDYADYAMAFSHNTADDTTRENASPGYFQVKLTSRGGPEKGAVVNAELSATERTAVQRYTFPSSTRSTVMVNAGQTLTGDVPASVQFVDDHTIRTAIRISGFCQSTQPFTVFTETSFDRPFASHGTWTGGAVANGSDTAAEATRTGAWATFDTTDDRTVEAVTSMSYVDADGAHANLTAETAGFDRARTDAEKAWVQRLSQVRIPAGAASSRELYSSLYRSFLSPNIGNDVDGSYRGWDGAIHRGSAGDRPYYQNFSLWDTYRTQQQLLAMLAPKESADMAVSLIRMGEQGGWLPRWAYGLVETNIMTGDPVTPFLVSAWHQGLLTRAEADRAYALLLENADGTPPADLPLKANGRAGNPVYVADGFAPYAPAESGFPGDYDLQHGASATLEYALADATLATMARDLGHDADAERLAARGQNYRAIWDAAAGTFRPRDRSGAFVGDAEASQAPGFHEGTASQYRWLVQQDVPGLMRLLSKDAADPRPAVESRLDEFFAYDKLKADPVTTVNTDWVTSTANEGGYGRSTYNPNNEPDLHAPYMYLWTGRPDKTVDVVRAAMGLFTDSPRGVTGNDDMGTMSAWYVLSAMGVYPIIPGSDVWGLTTPAYDRIEVRRGDETAAGLTITADGVSDQARYTTGVTAGGHAVDTGYLSGADLKDAGTLDFAVATKPGSWATGKDAAPGAINPETAVPSRVTGSLADSVLTVAPGASARTSLELLVQSEGDFSGRVEVVSATPGLTVDVGDGAVRASGARTPVAVSKPVGVSASNVVDSDGSVVLRVVADGGASRDFTLTIVSRSPWLQAAYSATGIGTPGQPDASFDEGGAYYLREALEKGGFTPSSTHALGDTGLVFTMPAYGPGAKDNIPMNGQTIAVPASIGSTSRIALVGSATNASPSATGTATLTFADPSGATRTTTAPVRLTDWCKGSPDGDNSSLIQMGQRVEGDDRVGNVGCGLFATAPIATGVAAGSRLVSITLPTDTRMHLFAIAAEPSASGVTLAADPASAKPGDTVTLTATVSGVQRDGVVVLTDAAAAGTDAGAGADAGTGELGRARVVDGVAAFPLTPTAGTHSYRAAFVPADPALQTAATSDATEVVVTDPSGPKPATVNLDFSAAQVVEGGSVELSIRVDPVAEGTVFVSDGIVERSARLRVAAVAAADGVPLVNGAATVTITPTGVGVHTYSVRFVPADAAAPSSSASASITVLPRDATGPGDPSAPGAGSGAGSGTGSDSASASGGALASTGDDPSGLVIAATLLVLAGLALLVLRRRREV from the coding sequence GTGAAGCTCAGCAGAACCGTGCCCGCGCGCCCCGCGCGCCCCCTCGCCTTCGCCCTCGCGCTGGCCACCGCGGCCGCGATCGGCATCGCCGCGGTGCCCGACCAGACCGCGACGGCGGCCCCCGCGCCGCTCGATGATGCAGCGCTGCTCGCCCAGGTGAACCCCTTCATCGGCACCGAGAACCTCGGCAACACCTACCCCGGCGCGGCCCGCCCCTTCGGCATGGTGCAGTTCTCGCCCGACACCGGCCACAACACGGGCTACGCCTGGGATGACAGCGTCGTGCGCGGCTTCTCGCTCGCGCACCTCTCGGGCGTCGGCTGCGGCATCGCCGGTTACCTGCCGGTGCTGCCCGTGCTCGGATCCCCGGTCGACACCGGGGTCACGGACTACGCCGACTACGCGATGGCGTTCTCGCACAACACGGCCGACGACACGACGCGTGAGAACGCGTCGCCCGGCTACTTCCAGGTGAAGCTCACGAGCCGCGGCGGCCCCGAGAAGGGCGCCGTCGTGAACGCCGAGCTCAGCGCGACCGAGCGCACGGCCGTGCAGCGCTACACCTTCCCGTCGAGCACGCGGTCGACCGTCATGGTCAACGCGGGCCAGACGCTGACCGGCGACGTGCCCGCCTCGGTGCAGTTCGTCGACGACCACACGATCCGCACGGCCATCCGCATCTCCGGCTTCTGCCAGTCGACGCAGCCCTTCACGGTCTTCACCGAGACCAGCTTCGACCGGCCCTTCGCCTCGCACGGCACCTGGACCGGCGGCGCCGTCGCGAACGGCTCCGACACCGCTGCCGAGGCCACCCGCACCGGCGCCTGGGCGACCTTCGACACCACCGACGACCGCACCGTCGAGGCGGTCACGTCGATGAGCTACGTGGATGCCGACGGCGCCCATGCGAACCTCACCGCCGAGACGGCGGGCTTCGACCGGGCGCGCACGGATGCCGAGAAGGCCTGGGTGCAGCGGCTGTCGCAGGTGCGCATCCCGGCCGGCGCGGCGAGCTCGCGCGAGTTGTACTCCTCGCTCTACCGCTCCTTCCTCTCGCCGAACATCGGCAACGACGTCGACGGCAGCTACCGCGGCTGGGATGGCGCCATCCACCGCGGCTCCGCCGGCGATCGCCCGTACTACCAGAACTTCTCGCTCTGGGACACGTACCGCACCCAGCAGCAGCTGCTCGCCATGCTCGCCCCGAAGGAGTCCGCCGACATGGCGGTGTCGCTCATCCGCATGGGCGAGCAGGGCGGCTGGTTGCCGCGCTGGGCCTACGGTCTCGTCGAGACGAACATCATGACCGGCGACCCGGTCACCCCGTTCCTCGTCAGCGCCTGGCACCAGGGTCTGCTGACCCGGGCTGAGGCCGACCGCGCCTACGCGCTGCTGCTGGAGAACGCCGACGGGACCCCACCCGCCGACCTGCCGCTCAAAGCCAACGGCCGCGCCGGCAACCCGGTGTATGTGGCCGACGGCTTCGCGCCCTACGCCCCGGCCGAGAGCGGATTCCCCGGCGACTACGACCTGCAGCACGGCGCCTCGGCGACGCTCGAGTACGCGCTCGCCGACGCGACGCTCGCCACGATGGCCCGCGACCTCGGCCACGACGCCGACGCCGAACGGCTCGCCGCCCGCGGGCAGAACTACCGGGCGATCTGGGATGCGGCCGCTGGCACTTTCCGTCCGCGCGACCGCAGCGGCGCCTTCGTCGGCGACGCGGAGGCCTCGCAGGCGCCCGGATTCCACGAGGGCACCGCATCCCAGTACCGCTGGCTCGTGCAGCAGGACGTGCCGGGCCTCATGCGCCTGCTGAGCAAGGACGCGGCCGACCCGCGCCCCGCGGTCGAGTCGCGGCTGGACGAGTTCTTCGCCTACGACAAGCTCAAGGCCGACCCGGTCACGACGGTCAACACCGACTGGGTCACGAGCACCGCCAACGAGGGCGGCTACGGGCGCAGCACCTACAACCCGAACAACGAGCCCGACCTGCACGCGCCGTACATGTACCTCTGGACGGGCCGGCCCGACAAGACGGTGGATGTGGTGCGCGCCGCCATGGGCCTCTTCACCGATTCGCCGCGCGGCGTGACCGGCAACGACGACATGGGCACGATGTCGGCCTGGTACGTGCTGTCGGCGATGGGCGTCTACCCGATCATCCCGGGCAGCGACGTCTGGGGTCTCACGACGCCGGCCTACGACCGCATCGAGGTGCGGCGCGGCGACGAGACCGCGGCGGGCCTGACGATCACGGCCGACGGCGTCAGCGACCAGGCGCGCTACACGACCGGCGTCACCGCCGGCGGACACGCGGTCGACACGGGGTACCTCAGCGGAGCCGATCTCAAAGACGCCGGCACGCTCGACTTCGCCGTCGCGACGAAGCCGGGCAGCTGGGCGACCGGGAAGGATGCGGCTCCCGGTGCGATCAATCCCGAGACGGCCGTGCCGTCGCGGGTGACCGGATCGCTCGCGGATTCCGTGCTGACGGTCGCGCCCGGCGCATCCGCCCGCACCTCGCTCGAGCTGCTCGTGCAGTCGGAGGGCGACTTCTCGGGGCGCGTCGAGGTCGTCTCGGCCACGCCGGGGCTGACGGTGGATGTGGGCGACGGCGCGGTGCGCGCGAGCGGCGCCCGCACGCCGGTCGCCGTCTCGAAGCCGGTCGGCGTCAGCGCCTCGAACGTGGTCGACAGCGACGGCTCGGTCGTGCTGCGGGTCGTCGCCGACGGCGGCGCTTCGCGGGACTTCACGCTCACGATCGTCAGCCGCTCGCCATGGCTGCAGGCCGCCTACTCGGCGACCGGTATCGGCACCCCGGGTCAGCCGGACGCGAGCTTCGACGAGGGCGGCGCCTACTACCTGCGCGAGGCGCTCGAGAAGGGCGGCTTCACGCCGTCGTCGACCCACGCCCTCGGCGACACCGGGCTCGTCTTCACGATGCCGGCCTACGGTCCCGGGGCGAAGGACAACATCCCCATGAACGGCCAGACGATCGCCGTTCCCGCTTCGATCGGCTCGACCTCGCGGATCGCGCTCGTCGGCTCGGCGACCAACGCGAGCCCCTCGGCCACCGGAACCGCGACACTCACCTTCGCCGACCCGAGCGGAGCCACCCGCACGACGACGGCGCCGGTGCGCCTGACCGACTGGTGCAAGGGCAGCCCCGACGGCGACAACAGCAGCCTCATCCAGATGGGTCAGCGCGTCGAGGGAGACGACCGGGTCGGCAACGTCGGCTGCGGCCTGTTCGCGACGGCGCCGATCGCGACCGGCGTCGCCGCCGGATCCCGTCTGGTGTCGATCACTCTGCCGACCGACACGCGCATGCACCTCTTCGCGATCGCGGCCGAGCCCTCGGCGAGCGGCGTGACTCTCGCGGCCGACCCGGCCTCGGCGAAGCCGGGCGACACGGTCACGCTGACCGCGACGGTCTCGGGCGTGCAGCGCGACGGCGTCGTCGTGCTGACCGATGCGGCGGCCGCCGGAACCGACGCGGGCGCCGGCGCGGATGCGGGTACCGGCGAGCTCGGACGCGCGCGCGTCGTCGACGGCGTCGCCGCCTTCCCGCTCACGCCGACCGCGGGAACGCACTCCTACCGCGCCGCCTTCGTGCCGGCGGATCCGGCGCTGCAGACCGCGGCGACCTCCGACGCGACCGAGGTCGTGGTGACCGACCCGTCGGGCCCGAAGCCCGCCACCGTCAACCTGGACTTCTCGGCGGCTCAGGTGGTCGAGGGCGGCAGCGTCGAGCTGTCGATCCGCGTCGACCCGGTCGCCGAGGGCACGGTGTTCGTCAGCGACGGCATCGTCGAGCGCTCGGCGCGACTGCGGGTCGCCGCCGTCGCGGCGGCGGATGGCGTGCCGCTGGTGAACGGCGCCGCGACGGTCACGATCACGCCCACCGGCGTCGGCGTGCACACCTACTCGGTGCGCTTCGTCCCGGCTGACGCGGCGGCTCCGTCATCGTCGGCCTCCGCGTCGATCACGGTGCTGCCGCGGGACGCGACGGGCCCCGGCGACCCGTCGGCGCCCGGCGCGGGTTCGGGAGCGGGCTCCGGCACCGGCTCGGATTCCGCTTCGGCGTCGGGCGGTGCGCTCGCCTCGACGGGTGATGACCCCTCGGGCCTGGTCATCGCGGCGACCCTGCTCGTCCTCGCCGGCCTCGCGCTGCTCGTGCTGCGCCGCCGTCGGGAGGTCTGA
- a CDS encoding TetR/AcrR family transcriptional regulator, translated as MSSGSAVEAETREHVVEVADALYYARGVQAVGMDDLRSASGLSLRRLYGLFPSKESIVLEVLRRRHELWTSTLAAAVSAVAAEGPRAQLLATYDYLAVWFDDDDFRGCGFINTFGELGAASPAVAAAAREHKASFQAYMASLVDAAGGSADLAAQLAILAEGAQTTAAIAGTGEAAGQARRAAATLIDAALG; from the coding sequence ATGAGCAGTGGATCGGCAGTGGAGGCCGAGACGCGCGAGCACGTCGTGGAGGTGGCCGACGCGCTCTACTACGCGCGCGGCGTGCAGGCCGTCGGCATGGACGATCTGCGCAGCGCCTCCGGCCTCTCGCTGCGTCGGCTCTACGGCCTCTTCCCCTCGAAGGAGTCGATCGTGCTCGAGGTGCTGCGCCGCCGCCACGAGCTGTGGACCTCGACGCTCGCCGCCGCCGTGAGCGCCGTCGCGGCCGAAGGCCCGCGCGCGCAGCTGCTCGCGACCTACGACTATCTCGCCGTGTGGTTCGACGACGACGACTTCCGCGGCTGCGGCTTCATCAACACCTTCGGCGAGCTCGGCGCCGCCTCCCCCGCCGTCGCCGCGGCGGCGCGCGAGCACAAGGCCTCGTTCCAGGCGTACATGGCGTCGTTGGTGGATGCGGCCGGCGGCAGCGCCGACCTCGCGGCGCAGCTGGCCATCCTCGCCGAGGGCGCGCAGACGACCGCGGCGATCGCCGGCACCGGCGAAGCCGCCGGGCAGGCGCGCCGCGCCGCCGCGACGCTCATCGACGCGGCGCTCGGCTGA
- a CDS encoding OsmC family peroxiredoxin: protein MPTRTARTAWNGSLEAGGGQVELSSSKVGTYDVSFPKRAADDADGTTSPEELIAAAHSACYAMQFSALLGGAGGTVEQLDVKADVSLGPDSSDGGFKLTGIVLTVEGEVSGIDEATFLKAADDAKAGCPVSKALTGVEITLNATFVS, encoded by the coding sequence ATGCCCACGCGCACCGCACGCACCGCCTGGAACGGCTCGCTCGAGGCCGGCGGCGGCCAGGTCGAGCTCAGCAGCTCGAAGGTCGGCACCTACGACGTCTCGTTCCCCAAGCGCGCCGCCGACGACGCCGACGGCACCACGAGCCCCGAAGAGCTCATCGCCGCCGCTCACTCCGCCTGCTACGCCATGCAGTTCTCGGCCCTGCTCGGCGGCGCCGGCGGCACGGTCGAGCAGCTCGACGTGAAGGCCGACGTCTCCCTCGGGCCGGACTCCTCCGACGGCGGCTTCAAGCTCACCGGCATCGTGCTCACCGTCGAGGGCGAGGTCTCGGGAATCGACGAGGCCACGTTCCTCAAGGCCGCCGACGACGCCAAGGCCGGCTGCCCGGTCAGCAAGGCGCTCACCGGCGTCGAGATCACGCTCAACGCGACCTTCGTGAGCTGA
- a CDS encoding PPOX class F420-dependent oxidoreductase, translated as MTDANSVIPADFRSLLEQPLYAHLGTVRPDGSVQVNPMWFLFDGEHIRFTHTTKRGKFRNLQQNPSMAISVVDPENPIRYLEVRGRLVAAEPDPTGAFYVELSKRYGMESPAPADSADRVVLVMSVEKTTKQG; from the coding sequence GTGACCGATGCGAACTCCGTGATCCCGGCCGACTTCCGCTCCCTGCTCGAGCAGCCGCTCTACGCGCACCTCGGAACCGTGCGCCCCGACGGCAGCGTGCAGGTCAACCCGATGTGGTTCCTCTTCGACGGGGAGCACATCCGCTTCACGCACACGACGAAGCGCGGCAAGTTCCGCAACCTGCAGCAGAACCCGTCGATGGCGATCTCGGTCGTCGACCCCGAGAACCCGATCCGCTACCTCGAGGTGCGCGGGCGCCTGGTCGCGGCGGAGCCCGACCCGACCGGCGCGTTCTACGTCGAGCTGTCGAAGCGCTACGGCATGGAGAGCCCGGCGCCGGCCGACTCCGCCGACCGCGTCGTGCTCGTGATGAGCGTCGAGAAGACCACCAAGCAGGGCTGA
- a CDS encoding DUF4190 domain-containing protein — translation MSTPEPGQQPQRPADLPDSAPVDPASANPAPADPASPADAPANPYAAGNPYAAAPGAPARSAADNPYAVVPNSAPQYEAPQSGWASGTSTSATINFGGGTPGARVTTRSYGATESWKIIAIVGFVFAFIFSIVGLIVSIVARRQAKKAGAVSKFATAGIIVSIVRLVLDIVAVVLFVTLFAGIFQTCADLGPGVHDHNGVTYTCS, via the coding sequence ATGTCCACGCCCGAGCCCGGCCAGCAGCCCCAGCGGCCCGCCGACCTCCCCGACTCCGCGCCCGTCGATCCCGCGTCGGCGAATCCCGCCCCCGCGGATCCCGCATCCCCGGCGGACGCGCCGGCGAACCCCTACGCCGCCGGCAATCCGTATGCCGCGGCACCCGGCGCTCCCGCACGCTCGGCGGCCGACAATCCCTACGCGGTCGTGCCGAACTCCGCTCCTCAGTACGAGGCCCCGCAGTCGGGCTGGGCGTCGGGCACCTCGACGTCGGCCACGATCAACTTCGGCGGCGGCACTCCCGGTGCCCGCGTCACGACCCGCTCGTACGGCGCGACCGAATCGTGGAAGATCATCGCGATAGTCGGCTTCGTCTTCGCCTTCATCTTCTCGATCGTCGGACTCATCGTGAGCATCGTCGCCCGCCGGCAGGCGAAGAAGGCGGGGGCGGTGAGCAAGTTCGCGACCGCCGGCATCATCGTCTCGATCGTGCGCCTCGTGCTCGACATCGTCGCGGTCGTCCTGTTCGTCACGCTCTTCGCGGGCATCTTCCAGACCTGCGCCGACCTCGGACCGGGCGTGCACGACCACAACGGCGTCACCTACACCTGCAGCTGA
- a CDS encoding SDR family oxidoreductase — translation MSPSERSASTSSLPELAVTGATGRVGGLVARELAGDGIPLRLLARRPEAAPQLPDAVVVEAEYADDERTRAALDGVRTLFLVSGAENADRLAQHYAVIDAAAAAGVEHVVYTSFFAAADDAVFTLARDHAATERHIRASGMSHTFLRDDFYLDFFAHLPGEDGVIRGPAGSGRVAAVAQADVARTAAAILRDPAAHAGATYDLTGPESLTLDEVAGILSASTGRSITFHDETLDEAYASRASYGAPDWQVEAWVSTYTAIAAGELDGVTDAVERVTGRPPLSLRELLAD, via the coding sequence GTGAGCCCGAGCGAGCGCAGCGCATCCACCTCGTCCCTCCCCGAGCTGGCGGTGACCGGCGCCACCGGACGCGTCGGCGGACTGGTCGCCCGCGAGCTGGCGGGCGACGGCATCCCTCTGCGACTGCTCGCACGCCGGCCCGAGGCCGCGCCGCAGCTGCCCGACGCCGTCGTCGTCGAAGCGGAGTACGCCGACGACGAGCGCACCCGCGCGGCGCTGGACGGGGTGCGCACGCTCTTCCTCGTGTCGGGCGCCGAGAACGCCGACCGGCTGGCGCAGCACTACGCCGTGATCGACGCGGCGGCCGCCGCCGGGGTCGAGCACGTCGTCTACACGTCGTTCTTCGCGGCGGCCGACGACGCCGTGTTCACACTCGCGCGCGATCACGCGGCGACCGAGCGGCACATCCGGGCGAGTGGGATGTCGCACACCTTCCTGCGCGACGACTTCTACCTCGACTTCTTCGCGCACCTGCCGGGCGAGGACGGCGTCATCCGCGGCCCGGCCGGCTCGGGGCGCGTCGCCGCCGTCGCTCAGGCGGATGTCGCCCGCACGGCGGCCGCGATCCTGCGCGACCCCGCAGCCCACGCCGGCGCGACTTACGACCTGACCGGGCCCGAGTCGCTGACGCTCGATGAGGTGGCGGGCATCCTGTCGGCGTCGACCGGGCGGTCGATCACCTTCCACGACGAGACGCTCGACGAGGCCTACGCCTCGCGCGCGAGCTACGGCGCCCCGGACTGGCAGGTGGAGGCGTGGGTGTCGACCTACACCGCGATCGCCGCGGGCGAGCTCGACGGCGTCACGGATGCGGTCGAGCGGGTGACCGGACGCCCGCCGCTCAGTCTGCGCGAGCTGCTGGCCGACTGA
- a CDS encoding helix-turn-helix transcriptional regulator produces the protein MPRPTARVLTMLELLQSAPKRSVGELAAVLEVDERTVRRYAEHLRELGVPVETVRGRYGGYRIGEGFAMPPLMLTDEEALAVMLALALGRRAGILPEKDRGLDSATAKVERALPTPLRKRFEGLVAMPFFDATAGGSAKGADAAS, from the coding sequence ATGCCTCGCCCTACCGCCCGCGTTCTGACCATGCTCGAGCTGCTGCAGTCGGCCCCCAAGCGCTCCGTCGGCGAGCTCGCCGCCGTGCTCGAGGTGGATGAGCGCACCGTGCGCCGCTACGCCGAGCACCTGCGCGAGCTCGGCGTGCCCGTCGAGACGGTGCGCGGGCGCTACGGCGGCTACCGCATCGGCGAGGGCTTCGCGATGCCGCCGCTCATGCTCACCGACGAGGAGGCGCTCGCCGTCATGCTGGCGCTCGCGCTGGGGCGGCGAGCCGGCATCCTGCCCGAGAAGGATCGCGGACTCGACTCCGCCACGGCGAAGGTCGAGCGCGCGCTGCCGACGCCGCTGCGCAAGCGCTTCGAGGGCCTCGTGGCGATGCCGTTCTTCGACGCGACCGCCGGCGGGAGCGCGAAGGGCGCCGACGCCGCGAGCTGA
- a CDS encoding CDP-alcohol phosphatidyltransferase family protein produces MSLPAAVATPTLPDPLTWGLGALFAFLDNGLGLGFHLPGEGVILLLSAAITGVIPAIIMFVAVTIGACAGDHLGYLLGRRTGTALRDRPLVRRLGLRNWDRALVTLERRGGLAIYLTRLVPIVRTLTPLAAGVAKVRYSTFLVASLLGAATWALVYVGAGFLLRASLDAVRDALGDGGLLVLAGIAAAVVIALLVRAVRRTHATAATVIDAVASATARASAPVEADVPRVPLFTRLFKQDEWRTWPNLISLVRLLLLPVFLVLIIVEQYWAAIVLIAIVFSTDWVDGWLARRTGTVSELGKWLDPLADRFTTFAVVMSLAAGGLIPWAAVVLLVVPDLTLGILSVTVFDGDPNLPVTWTGKIRTALLFVGLLAVLLGTALVSSGVAAIGAAIIGSGFVLFLCGVVGHYLAAAQYGRAMIVRKTGWVHAA; encoded by the coding sequence GTGAGCCTTCCCGCAGCCGTCGCGACGCCGACGCTGCCCGACCCGCTCACCTGGGGGCTCGGTGCCCTCTTCGCGTTTCTCGACAACGGCCTCGGGCTCGGCTTCCACCTGCCGGGCGAGGGCGTCATCCTGCTGCTCTCGGCCGCGATCACCGGCGTGATCCCGGCGATCATCATGTTCGTCGCGGTCACGATCGGCGCCTGCGCGGGCGACCACCTCGGCTATCTGCTCGGGCGGCGCACCGGCACGGCGCTGCGCGATCGTCCGCTCGTGCGCCGACTGGGGCTGCGCAACTGGGATCGCGCCCTCGTCACGCTCGAGCGCCGCGGCGGTCTCGCGATCTACCTGACTCGACTCGTGCCGATCGTTCGCACCCTCACTCCGCTCGCGGCCGGCGTCGCGAAGGTGCGCTACTCGACCTTCCTCGTCGCCTCGCTGCTCGGCGCCGCGACCTGGGCGCTCGTCTACGTCGGCGCGGGCTTCCTGCTGCGGGCCTCGCTGGATGCGGTGCGCGACGCGCTCGGCGACGGCGGGCTGCTCGTGCTGGCCGGCATCGCCGCAGCCGTCGTGATCGCACTGCTCGTGCGCGCCGTGCGCCGCACCCACGCGACCGCCGCGACCGTGATCGACGCCGTCGCCAGCGCGACCGCGCGGGCGAGCGCGCCGGTCGAGGCCGACGTTCCGCGCGTGCCGCTGTTCACCCGCCTGTTCAAGCAGGACGAGTGGCGCACCTGGCCGAACCTCATCTCGCTCGTGCGTCTGCTGCTGCTGCCCGTGTTCCTGGTGCTGATCATCGTCGAGCAGTACTGGGCCGCGATCGTGCTCATCGCGATCGTGTTCAGCACCGACTGGGTCGACGGCTGGCTCGCCCGCCGCACCGGAACGGTCTCCGAGCTCGGCAAGTGGCTCGATCCGCTCGCCGACCGCTTCACCACCTTCGCCGTCGTGATGTCGCTCGCGGCCGGCGGGCTCATCCCCTGGGCCGCGGTCGTGCTGCTCGTGGTGCCCGACCTGACCCTCGGCATCCTCAGCGTGACCGTGTTCGACGGCGACCCGAACCTGCCGGTGACGTGGACGGGCAAGATCCGCACGGCGCTGCTCTTCGTCGGGCTGCTGGCCGTGCTGCTCGGCACCGCCCTCGTCTCCTCGGGCGTCGCGGCGATCGGCGCCGCGATCATCGGCAGCGGCTTCGTGCTGTTCCTCTGCGGCGTCGTGGGCCACTACCTCGCCGCGGCGCAGTACGGCCGGGCGATGATCGTGCGCAAGACCGGCTGGGTGCACGCGGCCTGA
- a CDS encoding DMT family transporter: MFWLLLIASGVLEAVWASALAASKGFRRRVPTVVFAVALVASMAGLAIAMTALPVGTAYAVWVGIGATLTVVWALIRRTERASVARILLLLLLVASVAGLKAVS; the protein is encoded by the coding sequence GTGTTCTGGCTCCTCCTCATCGCCTCCGGCGTGCTCGAAGCCGTCTGGGCTTCGGCGCTCGCCGCCTCGAAGGGATTCCGTCGCCGCGTGCCGACGGTCGTCTTCGCCGTCGCGCTCGTCGCATCCATGGCGGGTCTCGCGATCGCGATGACCGCCCTCCCGGTCGGCACCGCCTACGCCGTCTGGGTCGGCATCGGCGCGACGCTCACGGTCGTGTGGGCGCTCATCCGCCGCACCGAGCGCGCCTCGGTCGCGCGCATCCTGCTGCTCCTTCTCCTCGTGGCCTCGGTCGCGGGCCTCAAGGCGGTGAGCTAG
- a CDS encoding DMT family transporter, which yields MSGAARAWIALVVSGVLEAVWATALGRSHGFTEPLPTVVFVVALALSMAGLGRAAKCIPIGTAYAVWVGIGAALTVGFALVTGTEEFSPLKAVFLAGIVLAVVGLKLLPASSPRRSPRPRRRARADVRRARGAAADRRGD from the coding sequence ATGTCCGGCGCCGCACGCGCGTGGATCGCGCTCGTCGTCTCGGGTGTGCTCGAGGCCGTCTGGGCGACGGCGCTCGGCCGCTCGCACGGCTTCACCGAGCCGCTGCCGACCGTCGTCTTCGTGGTCGCGCTCGCGCTGAGCATGGCGGGGCTGGGACGGGCGGCGAAGTGCATCCCGATCGGCACCGCCTACGCGGTCTGGGTCGGCATCGGCGCGGCGCTGACCGTGGGCTTCGCGCTCGTGACCGGCACAGAGGAGTTCTCGCCGCTCAAGGCGGTGTTCCTGGCCGGGATCGTGCTCGCCGTCGTCGGGCTGAAGCTGCTGCCGGCTAGCTCGCCGCGCCGGTCTCCTCGACCTCGGAGGCGAGCCCGAGCAGATGTCCGGCGCGCGCGAGGCGCTGCAGCCGATCGGCGAGGTGACTGA
- a CDS encoding PepSY domain-containing protein, translating into MPRFTAASTASASRSATRVLPALLALPLAAGLLAGCTAATATSDPSSSSAVGDPGGDLGSAAETALDQVGSGTVISIEKDDDGAAWEVVIAADDGSETEVKVSAKDASIIGSPSPKATDADDAAENVHYLQWAKIDFSDAAKAAAVQSKGVITEVKLDDEDGTVIWQVELVDGATKHEVKLDAGTGDLYRAPSGSPSDG; encoded by the coding sequence GTGCCCCGCTTCACCGCCGCATCCACCGCATCCGCCTCCCGCTCCGCGACCCGAGTGCTGCCCGCTCTGCTGGCCCTGCCGCTCGCCGCCGGTCTGCTCGCGGGCTGCACCGCCGCCACCGCCACCTCGGATCCGTCGAGCTCCTCGGCGGTCGGCGATCCCGGCGGCGACCTCGGCTCGGCTGCCGAGACGGCGCTCGATCAGGTCGGGTCGGGCACCGTGATCTCGATCGAGAAGGATGACGACGGCGCCGCCTGGGAGGTCGTGATCGCCGCCGACGACGGCAGCGAGACCGAGGTGAAGGTCAGCGCGAAGGACGCCTCGATCATCGGCAGCCCGAGCCCGAAGGCGACCGACGCCGACGACGCGGCCGAGAACGTGCACTACCTGCAGTGGGCCAAGATCGACTTCTCCGACGCCGCCAAGGCCGCCGCGGTGCAGTCGAAGGGCGTCATCACCGAGGTGAAGCTCGACGACGAGGACGGCACGGTGATCTGGCAGGTCGAGCTCGTCGATGGCGCGACGAAGCACGAGGTCAAGCTGGATGCCGGCACCGGCGATCTCTATCGCGCGCCGAGCGGGTCGCCCAGCGACGGCTGA